In the genome of Halarsenatibacter silvermanii, one region contains:
- a CDS encoding dihydropteroate synthase translates to MIIIGERINGQFTDVEEAIQDRDEEVIKDLAQRQVECGADYLDVNVGTSVPSHEREEAMLWLIDAVQEAVDAPICIDSPRQPVIEAGLERVEKPPIINSCQADMDELDTYMNMAMEYDSGLIALTMDKDGVPNDDQKRVALAGNIVMKARELDFDFDDLFVDPIVLPVSATQTQPGFLLEAMQQMQNLSDPLPHFNVGLSNISSNTKHNELINRTYMVMCIAHGVDTAIVNPMDEELMDAIITAEILLNEHIYNDDYLSAYRSSK, encoded by the coding sequence ATGATAATTATCGGGGAAAGAATCAACGGTCAATTTACAGATGTTGAAGAAGCAATTCAAGATCGTGATGAAGAGGTGATTAAGGATCTGGCCCAAAGACAGGTTGAATGCGGGGCGGACTATCTGGACGTAAATGTGGGAACTTCAGTTCCATCTCACGAACGGGAAGAGGCCATGCTCTGGTTGATCGATGCTGTACAGGAGGCTGTGGATGCTCCTATATGTATCGACAGCCCCCGTCAGCCGGTTATTGAAGCCGGTCTGGAGAGAGTAGAAAAGCCCCCCATAATCAACTCCTGTCAGGCTGATATGGATGAGCTCGATACCTACATGAACATGGCCATGGAATATGATTCCGGGCTGATAGCTCTGACGATGGATAAGGATGGCGTGCCCAACGATGATCAAAAACGAGTTGCACTGGCCGGCAATATCGTCATGAAAGCCAGGGAACTGGATTTTGACTTCGATGATCTTTTTGTCGATCCAATCGTCCTGCCTGTGAGCGCTACTCAAACCCAGCCCGGATTTTTGCTGGAGGCCATGCAGCAGATGCAGAATCTTTCCGATCCTTTACCTCACTTTAACGTCGGTCTCAGCAATATATCTTCAAATACCAAGCATAATGAGCTTATCAACCGCACATATATGGTTATGTGCATAGCTCACGGAGTCGATACGGCTATCGTCAATCCCATGGATGAAGAACTGATGGATGCGATCATTACAGCTGAAATTCTGCTCAACGAGCACATATATAATGACGATTATCTGAGTGCCTATCGCAGCAGCAAATAA
- a CDS encoding AAA family ATPase, which produces MEDIFVAATGQDRGKTSFAVGFLSLLNDKVGNVGFMKPVGNRFVETEDGLRIDEDVQLMDSIYDFDDNLKDISPVILDSSFVRHCIESECRQEMERQITVAYDRMVQGRDMMVIEGSGQTSVGEVVNLSNARVAEMLGSKVIILAEGGIGNTVDRVMLNVSFLKQFDIEILGVVLNKVYKSKMDKVKEKAGMALRERGLEVLGVIPYERMLTYPSIGHIMDQFEHFQPVTDVGKSVESRSISRVVIGAMTPREALKYIEGNELLITGGDREDMMVSALCRTAIHLQSGRGGSVSGIIATGGITPHESIIETAENLGILIMESQEDTYTVASRIKDMTIKLRPNDHKKIEKTRNIIGENIEMDRIMHLLE; this is translated from the coding sequence TTGGAAGACATTTTTGTAGCGGCAACCGGACAGGATCGCGGCAAAACATCATTTGCGGTAGGATTTTTGTCTCTTCTCAACGATAAGGTGGGCAATGTGGGCTTTATGAAGCCGGTCGGCAATCGCTTTGTCGAGACAGAGGATGGTCTCAGGATCGATGAGGATGTGCAGCTGATGGATTCAATTTATGATTTCGACGACAATCTCAAGGATATCAGCCCGGTGATCCTCGACAGTTCTTTTGTCAGGCACTGCATTGAATCCGAGTGTCGTCAGGAGATGGAAAGACAGATCACAGTGGCTTATGATCGGATGGTTCAGGGCCGGGATATGATGGTTATAGAGGGTTCCGGTCAGACCAGCGTGGGTGAAGTGGTCAACCTATCGAACGCCAGGGTGGCCGAAATGCTGGGCAGCAAGGTAATTATTCTGGCCGAAGGTGGAATCGGCAATACAGTCGATAGAGTCATGCTGAATGTGAGTTTTCTCAAACAGTTCGATATCGAAATTCTGGGAGTGGTGCTCAACAAAGTTTATAAAAGCAAGATGGATAAAGTTAAGGAAAAAGCAGGTATGGCTCTGCGGGAGAGAGGTCTGGAGGTGCTGGGGGTCATACCCTATGAGCGCATGCTGACTTATCCCAGCATCGGCCATATAATGGATCAGTTTGAGCATTTTCAGCCCGTTACCGATGTGGGGAAATCCGTGGAAAGCCGCAGCATCAGCAGGGTTGTAATCGGAGCTATGACCCCCCGCGAAGCTTTAAAATATATCGAGGGCAATGAACTGCTGATAACGGGGGGAGATCGCGAAGATATGATGGTTTCAGCGCTCTGCCGCACCGCCATCCATCTCCAGTCAGGTAGAGGAGGGAGCGTTTCGGGTATAATTGCCACCGGCGGTATCACTCCTCACGAATCGATAATAGAAACGGCAGAAAATCTGGGTATTTTAATTATGGAATCACAGGAGGATACCTACACAGTGGCCAGCCGCATCAAGGATATGACCATTAAACTGCGGCCCAACGATCACAAAAAGATAGAGAAGACAAGAAATATCATAGGGGAAAATATTGAAATGGATAGGATAATGCATTTGCTCGAATGA
- a CDS encoding DUF166 family protein, translated as MKLTIIYQETNRGWGSRMASFLKKNAPEVWKVKLVEMPVLNLPVIDEPENHLPEEMPGTDLMLALIETGSLGQLVPELSFKSGARAALIPVDFETGMPAGLQRQIKSRLEEQDVAVAMPEPFCSLTPVGYDEKLIRSFAEEFGRPEFEFYCQESRLGKVEVERSSPCGGSHFVAGEITGSELDEASQEAGLAHQYYPCMASVDIIHRSAHVTEAAVKRARKDCLQQSGSEKTTS; from the coding sequence ATGAAGCTGACAATCATCTATCAGGAGACCAATAGAGGCTGGGGCAGCAGAATGGCTTCATTTCTGAAGAAAAATGCTCCTGAGGTATGGAAGGTAAAACTGGTCGAAATGCCGGTTTTGAATCTTCCGGTCATCGATGAACCGGAAAATCATCTGCCGGAAGAAATGCCCGGGACAGATCTGATGCTGGCGCTGATCGAAACCGGATCTCTGGGGCAGCTGGTGCCGGAACTCAGCTTTAAATCCGGGGCCAGGGCTGCTCTTATACCAGTCGATTTCGAAACGGGTATGCCGGCAGGACTTCAACGTCAGATCAAAAGCAGGCTGGAAGAGCAGGATGTGGCTGTGGCTATGCCCGAGCCTTTCTGCTCTCTGACTCCAGTTGGTTACGATGAAAAATTGATCAGAAGCTTTGCTGAGGAATTTGGCCGGCCTGAATTCGAATTTTACTGTCAGGAAAGCCGGCTGGGAAAGGTCGAGGTTGAACGCAGTTCACCCTGCGGCGGCAGCCATTTTGTCGCCGGTGAGATTACCGGCAGCGAGCTTGACGAAGCATCTCAGGAAGCCGGCCTCGCCCATCAATACTATCCCTGCATGGCTTCTGTAGACATCATTCATAGATCAGCTCATGTTACCGAAGCAGCGGTCAAGCGGGCAAGGAAAGACTGCCTGCAGCAAAGCGGTTCGGAAAAAACAACCTCATAG
- a CDS encoding ASKHA domain-containing protein: protein MTEQCTIEVMPGDKQLICDKGDFLLEVLQDNEIQLRAECGGEGTCCNCQVKAAPEDSMEYEAGDRLEAEKRENGYFLACQVKVTDDMQVEIPASSLISGQQILLGEREEDYLEHRLDHDLDIKAESLYQRQLLEIPEPSLQDNTSDLERLRRELQQENGDEFYDISLGLLDQLAGLLRDNDWEVTVDFCDQLSHQKIIGLSAPGPEDYYGMAVDIGTTTMVASLLDPQKGREMARAGEYNHQARFGDDVIARINYASKNEGGIEEVHRAVVETINELIDKVRDRADIDKNQIRYIITAGNTTMTHTLYGIDPNHIRHSPFTPTFSQAPTLRASEIDLDAHDLAPIYSFSAIGSFVGGDIISGVLSSGLSEQEEMSMLIDIGTNGEVVVGNSDFLIACSASAGPAFEGGGIESGVRAMDGAIEQIYIDDDYEPIIKTIGDKAPVGICGTGLIDLIASMQKDGILNRSGRYNTEIETDRLRQRSEDNLEFLLVSQEKAGIDEDIVLTEHDINHVLRSKAAIYAAVKIILDRLSFTEEMIQNVYIAGGFGNYLNVDAAVRLGLFPDLPRDRFVFIGNSSLAGARQATLSASEFKRSREIAREMTYLELSSEENSADFMDEFVAAKFIPHTDVSLFPSLQE, encoded by the coding sequence ATGACGGAACAATGCACTATCGAGGTAATGCCCGGCGACAAACAGCTCATCTGTGATAAAGGCGATTTTTTGCTCGAGGTTCTGCAGGACAATGAAATTCAGCTGAGGGCTGAATGCGGGGGAGAGGGAACCTGCTGCAACTGTCAGGTTAAAGCTGCTCCGGAAGATAGTATGGAGTACGAAGCTGGCGATAGGCTTGAGGCGGAAAAACGGGAAAACGGCTATTTTCTGGCCTGCCAGGTAAAAGTAACCGACGATATGCAGGTTGAAATACCGGCTTCTTCGCTTATATCGGGCCAGCAGATATTGCTGGGAGAGAGAGAAGAGGACTATCTCGAACACAGGCTGGATCATGATCTTGATATTAAAGCCGAGTCTCTTTATCAGAGGCAGCTGCTTGAGATTCCGGAGCCGAGCCTGCAGGATAATACCAGTGATTTAGAGCGTCTGCGCCGCGAGCTGCAGCAGGAAAACGGAGATGAATTTTATGATATATCCCTCGGGCTGCTCGATCAACTGGCCGGTCTGCTGCGTGACAATGACTGGGAGGTGACGGTGGATTTTTGTGATCAGCTGTCCCATCAGAAGATCATCGGACTTTCCGCCCCCGGTCCAGAGGATTATTACGGAATGGCTGTGGATATCGGCACGACCACCATGGTGGCTTCTCTGCTCGATCCTCAGAAGGGCCGGGAGATGGCTCGAGCCGGCGAATACAATCATCAGGCCCGCTTTGGTGATGATGTAATAGCCCGGATAAATTACGCCAGCAAGAACGAAGGTGGTATAGAGGAAGTTCACAGGGCAGTCGTGGAGACGATCAACGAGTTGATCGATAAAGTGAGAGATCGAGCCGATATAGATAAAAATCAAATAAGATATATCATTACAGCAGGCAATACCACCATGACTCATACCCTGTATGGTATAGACCCCAACCATATTCGCCATTCACCCTTCACTCCGACTTTTTCTCAGGCTCCTACGCTCAGAGCCAGCGAGATCGATCTGGATGCTCACGATCTCGCTCCCATTTACAGTTTTTCTGCCATAGGCAGTTTTGTAGGTGGTGATATAATTTCCGGCGTGCTCTCTTCAGGGCTGTCAGAGCAGGAAGAGATGTCGATGCTGATAGATATAGGGACCAACGGTGAAGTTGTAGTCGGCAATAGCGATTTCCTGATAGCCTGCTCGGCTTCGGCAGGACCTGCTTTTGAGGGCGGCGGCATCGAGAGTGGCGTTAGAGCCATGGATGGAGCAATCGAGCAGATTTATATCGATGATGATTATGAGCCCATCATCAAAACAATAGGGGACAAAGCACCTGTTGGAATTTGCGGAACCGGCCTCATCGATCTCATTGCATCGATGCAGAAAGATGGAATACTGAACCGCTCCGGCCGTTATAATACAGAGATAGAGACCGACAGACTGCGCCAGCGCAGCGAAGACAATCTGGAATTTCTGCTGGTCAGTCAGGAGAAAGCCGGCATCGATGAAGATATAGTTTTGACAGAACATGACATCAATCATGTTCTCAGATCGAAAGCAGCTATCTACGCGGCGGTCAAGATTATCCTGGACAGGCTCTCCTTTACAGAGGAGATGATCCAGAACGTTTATATAGCAGGAGGATTCGGCAATTATCTCAATGTCGATGCTGCCGTGAGATTGGGATTATTTCCCGATCTGCCCCGGGATAGATTTGTATTTATTGGCAACAGTTCGCTGGCAGGAGCCCGTCAGGCCACACTTTCAGCATCAGAATTTAAGCGCTCTCGCGAGATAGCCCGGGAAATGACCTACCTGGAGCTGAGCTCTGAAGAGAACAGCGCCGATTTTATGGACGAATTTGTGGCAGCTAAGTTTATTCCTCATACCGATGTTTCTCTATTCCCCAGTCTGCAGGAGTGA
- a CDS encoding acetyl-CoA decarbonylase/synthase complex subunit delta codes for MAVEKVKKSFPRKINKVTIGTGENAVEIGGHNGLPFMYDEADDLGEPVIAMDIFDQEPDKWTDIYKDSIGRDVIEDPVSWAEKAEELGVDLLSLRLTRHAAEEDPASPEECAELATAVNDAVDLPLIIWGSGDEEPDNKMFPEVSQALAGEQCLIGSVTEDNYKTIAATAIADGHNIIGESPIDINICKQVNILLSDMGFPTDKIVIFTTNGALGYGIEYAYSIMERTRISSLGGDEMMAMPIIADIGPETQRAKEVKVSADDEPSWGSQEERTIAWETSTAVAYLQAGADILTMANPDAIEYIQSYIDQMTPGE; via the coding sequence ATGGCAGTGGAAAAAGTAAAGAAGAGTTTTCCCAGGAAGATAAATAAGGTCACCATCGGTACGGGCGAGAACGCCGTCGAGATAGGCGGACATAATGGACTTCCCTTCATGTATGACGAGGCGGATGATCTGGGCGAGCCTGTTATCGCCATGGACATTTTCGATCAGGAGCCCGATAAGTGGACAGATATTTACAAAGATTCGATCGGCAGAGATGTAATCGAGGATCCGGTCAGCTGGGCTGAAAAAGCCGAAGAACTGGGAGTGGATCTTCTCTCTTTGCGTTTGACCCGGCATGCGGCCGAGGAAGATCCGGCCAGTCCCGAGGAATGTGCCGAACTGGCGACTGCGGTTAATGATGCAGTCGATCTGCCTCTTATAATCTGGGGCAGCGGTGATGAGGAACCCGATAACAAAATGTTTCCCGAGGTCAGCCAGGCGCTGGCCGGCGAGCAGTGTCTGATAGGTTCTGTCACCGAGGATAATTATAAAACTATCGCCGCTACCGCTATAGCCGATGGGCATAATATTATCGGTGAATCTCCTATCGATATCAACATTTGCAAGCAGGTAAATATTCTGCTCTCGGATATGGGTTTTCCCACCGACAAGATAGTTATATTCACCACCAACGGTGCCCTGGGGTACGGCATCGAATATGCATACAGCATCATGGAAAGAACCAGGATTTCTTCTCTCGGCGGTGATGAGATGATGGCCATGCCCATCATAGCCGATATAGGTCCAGAAACTCAGCGGGCTAAAGAGGTAAAAGTGTCGGCAGATGATGAACCCAGCTGGGGCAGCCAGGAGGAGAGAACCATAGCCTGGGAGACCTCGACCGCCGTGGCCTATCTGCAGGCCGGGGCCGATATTCTGACCATGGCCAACCCTGACGCGATAGAATACATTCAAAGTTATATCGATCAGATGACTCCAGGGGAATAA
- a CDS encoding C39 family peptidase, translated as MARNSNDFSQEKSTIILVIKLLLAALLASILFATAIFMLPYFSPHSFLPEILPRQASGYSNHIPSSDSHIPEISLSFDVQGHNQCAGYVTAFIRRYYGDEVYGSDVYREISYNSPVDIGVPPHRIMRNFEENSLNASARTGDLEHIKHYAAREIPVIVLVGQGISWQHYMVLIGFDSEKSELYFYDSEVSSFDRSRSDPGNRTLSEEKFLEIWQNQLPVFSQLFITVEPPPVSDIT; from the coding sequence ATGGCCAGAAATTCCAATGATTTTTCGCAAGAAAAGTCAACTATTATACTGGTTATAAAGCTGCTGCTGGCTGCATTGCTGGCCAGCATCTTATTTGCCACGGCAATCTTCATGCTGCCCTACTTTTCCCCGCACAGTTTTCTGCCGGAAATTTTGCCCCGTCAGGCCTCGGGCTATAGCAATCATATTCCTTCATCAGACTCACATATACCTGAAATATCACTTAGTTTTGATGTCCAGGGCCACAACCAGTGTGCAGGCTACGTTACCGCCTTCATCAGGCGATATTACGGCGATGAGGTTTATGGCTCAGACGTGTACAGGGAAATTTCATATAACTCACCTGTGGATATCGGAGTGCCGCCCCACCGCATAATGAGAAATTTTGAGGAGAACAGTTTAAATGCCTCCGCCCGAACCGGGGATCTGGAGCATATAAAACATTATGCTGCCAGAGAAATCCCGGTTATCGTTCTGGTTGGTCAGGGAATCAGCTGGCAGCATTATATGGTTCTGATCGGATTCGATTCGGAAAAAAGCGAACTTTATTTTTACGATTCCGAGGTCAGCAGCTTCGATCGCAGCCGGAGCGATCCAGGCAACAGAACCCTGTCTGAAGAAAAATTTCTGGAGATCTGGCAGAACCAGCTCCCCGTTTTCTCTCAGCTTTTTATAACCGTTGAACCTCCTCCAGTTTCAGATATCACCTGA
- a CDS encoding AAA family ATPase produces the protein MPYNIAVAGKGGTGKTTVASLVIGELVEKELTPVLAVDADPNATLSEALNIDVPSTLGDILAESRDRENIPASMDKRRHIEFQISTALAENSGFDLMVMGRTEGPGCYCSVNDILRSYMDELMPNYEYAVLDNEAGMEHISRRTTRDIDLLLIVSDENPIGVRSAGRIHELVKDLEINVGSTYLVLNRARGDVHPRLQEEIDKLDLDLAGTIPDDKVLVDYNLEQRSLLDLPQDSQARKAVAEMMDELMA, from the coding sequence ATGCCCTACAATATAGCAGTTGCAGGTAAGGGTGGTACCGGCAAGACCACCGTAGCCAGTCTGGTCATAGGTGAGCTGGTCGAAAAAGAGCTTACGCCGGTGCTGGCAGTCGACGCTGATCCCAACGCCACCCTGAGTGAAGCTCTGAATATCGACGTTCCTTCTACTCTTGGCGATATTCTGGCTGAATCGAGGGATAGGGAAAATATACCTGCTTCCATGGATAAAAGGCGGCATATAGAGTTTCAGATTTCCACCGCCCTGGCGGAAAACAGCGGATTTGATTTGATGGTAATGGGCAGAACGGAAGGGCCGGGATGCTACTGCTCGGTCAACGATATTCTGCGCTCCTATATGGATGAATTAATGCCCAATTATGAGTATGCGGTGCTCGATAATGAGGCCGGAATGGAGCATATCTCCCGGCGCACAACCCGTGATATAGATTTGCTATTGATCGTCAGCGATGAAAATCCCATCGGCGTGCGTTCAGCCGGAAGAATTCACGAGCTGGTCAAGGATCTGGAGATAAATGTTGGCTCCACCTATCTGGTCCTCAACCGGGCCCGGGGAGACGTTCATCCCAGGCTTCAGGAGGAGATAGATAAACTCGATCTGGATCTGGCCGGCACTATACCTGATGATAAGGTGCTTGTAGATTATAATCTGGAACAGCGCTCGCTGCTGGATCTTCCTCAGGACAGCCAGGCTCGCAAAGCCGTGGCTGAGATGATGGATGAGCTGATGGCATGA
- the acsC gene encoding acetyl-CoA decarbonylase/synthase complex subunit gamma, which produces MDLSAMDIYELLPQTNCGKCGHPTCLAFAMQLANKQVSLDECPDVSEEAKAELASASAPPIKEVVVKRGDRELPLGMETVMFRHEETFHNQPGIGGTLSDTLSEDELEERLERYNDLTYERIGETIEFEVVGLNEESGDADQYADFVGQVLETCDRIPVLMSEDPEIIQTALDENEELKEEKPLIYAATEDNCEAMAEIAAENEIPLAVCGDGLEELAELTEKIEEAGAEELILDPGARDPLTGMQNQTQIRRQALENNFRPLGYPTMAFAAGEDAHETLMEACTYVCKYAGIILLEDARRWQALPVTVLRQNIYTDPRVPPTVEAKVFEVGEDHDENAPVLMTTNFALTYFTVASEVESSRVPSYIVTVDTEGQSVLTAYSSENLTAEVAANALNDTDLTDKIDHKEVIIPGHVAVMSGELEVESGWDVVVGPREASGLPGFLRDYSPNGQE; this is translated from the coding sequence ATGGATCTATCTGCAATGGATATTTATGAACTTCTGCCTCAAACCAACTGTGGCAAGTGCGGGCATCCTACCTGTCTTGCTTTTGCCATGCAGCTGGCTAACAAACAGGTATCGCTCGATGAATGCCCGGATGTTTCAGAGGAGGCCAAAGCCGAGCTGGCCAGCGCTTCTGCACCTCCTATCAAGGAAGTGGTGGTCAAAAGAGGTGATCGAGAGCTGCCGCTGGGAATGGAGACAGTTATGTTTCGTCATGAGGAAACTTTCCACAACCAGCCCGGTATAGGCGGCACGCTCAGCGATACTCTTTCCGAGGACGAGCTCGAGGAGAGACTTGAACGCTATAACGATCTGACTTACGAGAGAATAGGTGAGACGATCGAATTCGAGGTGGTCGGCCTCAACGAGGAGAGCGGTGATGCCGATCAATATGCCGATTTTGTAGGTCAGGTGCTCGAGACCTGCGATAGGATACCGGTATTGATGAGTGAAGATCCAGAGATCATTCAGACAGCTCTGGACGAGAATGAGGAACTGAAGGAAGAAAAACCTCTCATCTACGCTGCGACCGAGGATAACTGCGAGGCTATGGCTGAAATAGCAGCTGAAAATGAAATACCTCTGGCAGTCTGCGGTGACGGTCTGGAAGAGCTGGCCGAGCTGACAGAAAAGATCGAAGAAGCGGGGGCTGAAGAGCTGATACTCGATCCCGGGGCCCGTGACCCTCTCACAGGTATGCAAAATCAGACTCAGATCAGGCGTCAGGCTCTGGAGAATAACTTCCGCCCCCTGGGATATCCCACCATGGCTTTTGCCGCAGGGGAAGATGCCCATGAAACTCTCATGGAAGCCTGCACCTATGTCTGCAAATATGCCGGCATAATCCTGCTCGAGGATGCCCGCAGATGGCAGGCTCTGCCCGTCACGGTGCTCAGACAGAATATTTATACCGATCCCAGAGTTCCACCCACAGTCGAAGCGAAAGTCTTCGAGGTCGGCGAAGATCATGACGAAAACGCTCCCGTCCTGATGACCACCAACTTTGCTCTCACCTACTTTACCGTGGCTTCCGAGGTCGAGTCGAGCAGAGTGCCCTCCTATATTGTCACCGTAGACACCGAGGGTCAATCGGTGTTGACCGCTTACTCGTCGGAGAATTTGACCGCCGAGGTAGCGGCCAACGCGCTCAATGATACCGATTTAACAGACAAAATCGATCATAAAGAGGTAATTATACCCGGTCATGTAGCAGTTATGAGCGGTGAGCTCGAGGTTGAATCGGGCTGGGATGTAGTTGTAGGACCGCGTGAAGCCAGCGGCCTTCCCGGATTTCTGCGGGATTACAGCCCGAACGGCCAGGAATAG